The sequence cctcagtgtcctgcacagtgcctgatacagtAAGCATGCCATAACATTTGTGAAAGTTCATATCTGCATACAATTTGAATGAGAAACCTGGAGCCTTTTCTACATggcatggttaattttatgtgccatCTTGTTTAGGCTGTGGTGCCCAATTGTTTGGACAAACACTAGTCTAGacgttgctgtgaaggtattctgtaaatgtgattaacatttacagTCAGTTGACTTTAAGGAGATTATCTTCCATAacatgggtgggcctcatccaatcagttgaaggtagtaagcaaaaactgaggtttcctgaGGAGGGGATTCTGCCTCATGACTAACATAGAagtcctgcctgagtttccagcctgctagTCTATCTACATATTTTGAACTTGCTAGCTCTCATAATAACATGAGccattccttaaaataaatttctctctctctctccacatacacatatactactgattctgtttctctggagaaccctgactgatacactaTGGAATAAAGTGGAAAGTAAAGCAATATGGGATCATAAGATCAAGGTTTCAATCTTTGCTCTGCTatatctgctgtgtgaccttgggcattcCCATGAACTTCTGAGGTCTATTTTTCTTGTCAGAGATAATATTATTATCCAAATGATGTCATGGGTGGGAAGGAGCACAGCAATCTGCAAAATACTATTACACTCTTGGTTTAAGCCCGCCTTCCAGAGAATTAGGAATTTTGCAAGTCTAACCTCTAGACAAAATGGGTTTCAGcgtaatcaagaaaaaaaaaattccctgagtCATTATGAAGGCCAATATGTACTCTTTATAACCATTTTTCACTTAACCCCTACATGTACTCAAAACAGCAATAAAATGCATTAGGTGGTATTTTATCTTTTACCTCTGACAATAGATTCCATCTCTTTCATGGCAGTTTCACCTTGAGCTTCTGCAagtttttcattgatttccattATTTCCATGAGGAACTGACTGTCCACTTCATAATCTGTCCCTTCGGGAATCTCTACTCCACAGAGCTTTAGCTATTGGGGCATAAAGCAGGGAAAATAAGTTTAGTTCAAGGAACTATGGCCAGAGTCATAAAACCTCCTCACCATATATCCTCCTCACCGTTCAGAACAGAATGCCACTCACAGGGAAATCTTGAACTGTCCCAATAGTGAAAGTGTGAGGGTAGGGTGCTGGAAAGTTAGACTGAGATAGGAGTGCTGGGATGGGATCACTCCCTGCTACCTGGAACTATGTGACCCTGGGGGAGTCATTCTTCCACTTGGGAAAAAAGTGGAAGGAGGTTGAATTAGGTATTTGTAAAAATTCTATTAAATCCTAAAATTCTACGGTGCTCAATTCtcccccacaaaaaaacaaaacaaaacaaaaattactctTCCCTAAAAGCCAGTACCATCTAATCCTTGAAATTTatagaaaatggtaaaaaaaaaaaaaaaaaaaaaggcaattggGCAAGTAAGATTTACagagatacacagagaaaacTATACTCATGTAATAGTATCTTTGAGGTTAATTATCGTTGGGTCCCTAGATTAGCTCAGGTCTCAAGCACTCTTCTGTTGAACACAGGGGAGTAGCTGTCCTACAGAGCAATGGGACCAGGATGTCATGATAGACGGGTCGGAAAATCACCTTACAAGGTATAGTCCCCTGCTCAGGGGAGCCAGAAGGGTCTCATAGGCATCATTAACAAGGGTCGAATGCTTCTCTGAGAAATCCTTTTCAGTCTGTAAGTGGAAATGAAGACAGTCATATTACCACGCAAATAGGCCATCTTACATTCACAAACTGTTTCATAAAATACTGATGGGCAAGCACATAAGGAAGTGGTCAAAGGAGAACTGGTATGGGAtaagctgtttttattttcaagtgaTGGGTTCTAATTCTGCTGGGAAATCAGGTAAAAGCTCTGAGTGTAAGACAGGTCCAGGGTCTGGATGGCTGGGGTCAGGCTGCCTCAGGGTGAAGCTGGTTGTCCGGCTCTGTCCCTGATAATCACATAACCATAAGGACACTGCCACCCACCCAGGGTACACACGTGTTTGGGTGTGATTATGGGTGGCCAATAGGCTACCTGAGACCTCTGGCTGAAGAAATCTGGGTGGATAAGACGCTGTAGTTGCTGGTACCTATGCTGGAGCTTCGCAGTGTCAACTCTGAAGGAGCGGTTGCTGGAAGGAAATCAGGAGATGAAATTCATGCATCAAATGTTTATAGATTTGTATAGTATGGGCCTGGTTCCTGTTCTCATGGGGGATGACGCAATAAACATACAGACAGAGCTATTTCAAAAAGTGGTAGGTACtgcaaaggaaaagagaataggATCAGAGAATGGTAGATGTGGTGGACaaagagatgacatttgagctgagacctgactgATGATGAGGAGTAATCGAAGATCACAGGAAAGAGTCATTCAGGCACAGGGAACATGCAAAGGCCTTGAAGTGGGAAGAAGACTCGCATGCTTGAACAACGTAAAGAGTAGTGTTACTGCAGCCCTTCATAAGTGCTCAGTGACTGGTGGGGCCAGAGCCCAGAGTTAAGGGGAAGAGGCATTCCTGAATCCCACTCTATTTTTCTAAGGCCCAGGTCCCTTCATCTCTACCTCTCACTTTATCTTAATCGAATCCTCTTCGCTTTCTATTCCCAGAGCGTGCCCTATCTCATCAGTTTAGCTTCGCCCAAACTTCACCACCTCTCCAAGCTCCTCGACCTTCGGAggtaaacaaaaaaaacaactatttctCAGACCTTCCAATTCTCACTTTTGCCTTAGACTCTGCCCACAGCATTAAGTTTTTCTTTGCTCTTACTCTCTTATTTTGGATAACACCTcagtatttctttcttaaaagtctCAACCCAACTTTAAAAGTTCTGAACCTATTCCTCACGTCTCCATCCTCCAAGGGCCGCGCAAGCACCCTTCCCTCAGGCCTCACCTCTGAACTTCCTTCTCTCAGATCCCGCCCCTCAAGTCTCCCTCCATTGCAGGCTCCAAACCTCAATTTCCCCTAATCACACTCCTCGCCCCACCACTCCACGCTCCACTCTCGTCTCCAGCCCCCAAAGCGTCGCCGCTCAGTCCGGCCCCTCGATTTCCTCTCCCGACACATCCCACCCACcttctcccaggccccacccccagcccctgttcTCTAGGGCTCCGCCCACCCAAGTAACTGGTCCCGCCTTCTCCTCCCTTAGCCTGACCCGCCCTCCATCTCGCACGCCCAGACGCATTTCCCGAAACGGCCTCCCGTACCAGTCCATGAGGCTGAAGTAGTCTCGCGTGGGGTCTGGTGGCTGCAGCGCGCGGCACTGAGGGCAGAAGAACCGGTCCCCTCGCAAGGGGCCCCCTAGGCCGCCGCAATTCCAACACCGGGGGGAGTTGCTTCCCGCCAGTGACGCAGCACTGCAGTTTAGCGGTCTCCTCCCGAGCACCCCTGTCGGCCATAACCCCGACATCCGGAGCAAGGCCCTGGTCCTTCCGCACCACATCTGGCCGGCGGTCGGCCTCCCCGCGGTCACCTGTGGGGGAGAGAAAGTGATCGACCATACTCGTGCTGCTGATTGGCCGGGAAGCTGAGGGGGCGGGACTACCCGGGGGGAACCTGGATTCCGAGTCCCGTTCTGCGTTTTAAACTACAACTCCCAGAAAGCATTGAGGCTAAGTGGGCCGCCACATCCGCTGTTTGTCATTGGTCCGGCGGGGGCGGAGGGGTGTTTTGATTGGCTGAGGGTGGAGTTTGTATCAGCGGGTTTAGCGCCACTCCGCTGGCTACGGCTGCTCTGAGTGTGCGGTTCTAGGTGGGCTCGCGGTGAGTCATAGTGGGAACTTCTCTTGGGTATTGAGGGGTTCGAATCCTGTCCTCAGGGTCTTTTTGCGAGCTGAATTTCCCGAGCTTCCGTTTTGTGCTGTGTTTGAGcttgggaagggggagaggaatgCGTGGCCGactctcttccttctttgtaGATAAATTTCGAGGTGAAGGTCACTTCCCTTGTAACTTTCAAGCTGAAACTGGCCCAGACGTAAAGgataagaaagaacaaagttgtcCCCTTCAAAATGAGAGCGAAGTTGCTCCGTAGAGAGTTTTATAGGTGTTAGTAATTATTTCCATATTTAGGTTCAATCTGAAAAATGCGTACTGAGAACCCATTATTAGCTGCAAGGTGCTGCAGGAACTGGAAACACACCGACTTGTGTAGGAGGATGCTCTGCGAGTGTCCCTAAGGAAGTGTGGGGGATGGGGTGGCAAGGGGAGGGTAGGAGGGCACCAGTCTTCCTTGGGACTCAGTTtctctatttgaaaaaaaaaattgtgttgcaCTTGTAAGGCCTTTTCCTGCTTTCAGATTCTTTGGGCCTGGAATTCCCAATTATCAAGCATTaccgaggggtggggggaggaacgttgatgcatcatctcatttgattCGCAAGCTCTATCTACATTTCTGGGTTCAGAGAGGTTGCGATCTACGTAAAGGTCGTGCAAAGAGTTGACTTAGACATCTGACTCGACTCCAGATCTGTTTGCTTATAACCTCTCCACTATACTTTTTCCTCATGGCAGAGGCCAATGTAGTCCTGGTCTGGTGGATCCTCTTATCATGAGCGATGATAGCAGCTACCTTTTGACACACTGTCTTTTGCCAGTTTTCAGGGCAGAGGAGTCTTGCTCAGGAAGCTGCAGGAGGACACAGCTCGGCTGAGGTGGTATTAGAGCAGCAGGTCCTGAAGTGGCGGACCCAGCTCTGGCAACACCTACCTCCCTGGTgtgctttcaggaaaactcataaGGACCTTTGCATCTGGAAAGCTGTGTAAATGCAATAATCAGTGTGAGTCATGTTTACTATATTCTCCTTGAGGGGTAGCCTGAGTGTGGGATTCAGGAgagaaagcactttttttttttttttttaatcaaattaggGATTTAAAGTTAGGGATTGAAAGTTACTTTGACTTTACTGTAGGTTCTGTTATTGGAGTTTAACTGTccatcaaattaattttaaagctgGGGTGGGAACCTCTGTTATGGTCTTCTGTGTCTCATCATGGTTTTCTTCAGGCTTCTGTTGGGCTGGGAGGCCATTTAGGATGCCGAAAAGGTGAGCCCCATAGTTAATTAGCATCACAAAGGGCTAGGTGGAGTTGTTTAGAGCAGTCTTTGTGTTTTGCCTTATTAAGTGGCCCAGCTCTTAGTTTGGAGTCAAGGAATCTAGAATGAACTTGGGTCCTACCCTCCAGGAGCTGGTTTGGGGGAGAGGGGGCATCAGTGGCATTTTATGTATAACATAGCCACCCCTGGGGTGATGCAGTGAAtttctgtagagtttttcttAGTCTATGCCAAGCCACCTgacccttccctttctttccttttcaaaaatacatatgAAGTTTGTGTAGTGTTGATTGTATTAATGAATACATTTTAgctcccatttttaattttaaaaaattggatgaGTGTAAGCTGTTATgagtctctccccctccccaattcAGTTTCATTGCTTTTTACTTATTTACAGCCTTCAAgtaatttctttgtttctgtccTCTGTGGTTGTGGCTGTCACACAAAAACTTACCAGGTGAAAATGATGTGATGAAAAGCTCAGCCCAGAAGAATGATAGGTCTAAACtgttagaattttaatttttgcagAGCATGCGTAtcctggatctttttttttttttttggctgttgtaaTATACCCATCCTTCACTCTTGACCTTTATGATGTCTTGTTCCTTGAAATTCACCTTACTGTTGGACACTTATTTTTGAGGTGGTGATGTCTCGGGAGACGGATGTGGAGTGTCATCAGCCCCATGGCAGTGCCTCCCCGCAGTCCCAAGGTGGCTTTTCGCAGTCCCACGGTCCCTCCTCACAGCCACACGGCTCCTCTTCACAGTCCCAGGGCACGTCCAGCTCCTCTACCAGCACGGTGCCCACGTCCAGCCAGTCCTCTCACTCCAGCTCGGGTACGCTGAGCTCCTTAGACACAGTGTCCACGCAGGAACTCTATTCTATTCCCGAGGACCAGGAACCCGAGGAGCCTGTCCCTGCCCCTTGGGCTCGATTATGGGCCCTTCAGGATGGATTCTCTAATCTTGGTAAGACCCtttgtaatattttgttcagaaaaACAGTTATAGAAAGTTGTTGCAACAGACAGCTCAAGACACTCCTGGAATGATTCTGGAGTTTGAAGGTGATGAAAGACGGAACCAAGGAAGCAGTTTTGGGTTGTGCACTGGCTCTTACTTGCTGTAGAGCCCCTTCATTTATACTTTCAACAAACATTAATTGGGCATCTGTCATGTGTTGTCCATCTGAAGAGGGTTGTGGATCTGTTCCCTAGAAAAATGCGGATTCATGCAAGCTTGCAAACATTTGTCATCTAATCACAGAAACTTCACCACTTAACTCCtgctggtggtgcagcagtttcAGAGCATCAGTTTTACAGTTTCGGAATGGGGAAGGTTATTTGTTGACTCCCTGTTACTTATTTTTATCTCAAAATAGCCAACCTTGCTGTTTAAATATACTCATCCTCTCTGACACCTGGTTCCAACAGTAAGGCTTTGCTCTCGGTATGTTTTAAGTAGCATTTTTCCTCTGTCTCAAATTAAAATGACCTcttcattacaaaaaaaaaaaaaaaagaacttgacattaatggaatagaaaataataatgtaaagaaatgaaTGGCTAATGTACCATTTTGTACCTTGTCACTCACCCTTTCCTTTTATGTCATGTGCAACTTTGATGActtgaaaaaaacagtaaaaaatggagaaataatatAGCAATATTCATACGTACAACTTTAAATTTAGAAGTAAGCATTTGAAGCTAATTTTTACTCATTTAAGCTAGGCTTAGGGCTGATGTATGGTGAGTGGGACACAGAAATGGTGAGTTAGGGTAAAGTTGGGTGTATCTCCTTTAAACGTAAGATTACATACACAAAGAGCTTGTTAGGGAGACCAGCATAAAGTAATTGCTCAATGAAGAGAagctataatattttattgttattatttgttattGATTCACAcctatcttttcttctaaataatttacagttttagctcttatcccttttgagttgatttttgtacatggtatgaGGTATTGTCCAAATTCATCCTTTGGCATGGGAACATTCAGTTGTCTGAgcactatttctttctttctttttttttttttataaatttatttatttttggctgcattgggtcttcgttgctgcacgtgggctttctctagttgtggcgagtggtggctactcttcattgcggtgcatgggcttctcatcaccgtggcttctcttgttgcggagcatggcctctaggcgtgaggacttcagtagctgtagcacttgggctcagtagttgtggctcgcgggctctagagcgcaggctcagtagttgtggtgcacgggcttagttgctccgcggcatgtgggatcttcccgggctagggttcgaacccgtgtccgctgcattggcaggcggattcttaaccattgcgccaccagggaagccccccgagcactatttcttgaagagactgttctttccctcTTGAATGGTCTTGACACCCTCATTAAAGATCATTTGAccataaatgtgagggtttaATTCCGGACTTTCagttctgttccatggatctgtgtgtctgtccttatgccagtaccacaaaatcttgattactgtagctttgtagtaaattttgaaatccaGAGTGAGTcctgatttgttctttttcaagattattttgactaCTATGGTTCTTTACTTTTCCATAGGAATTTTAGGATAAGCTTGTCACTTCCTGCAAAGAAGGCAGCTGggattaaatctgtagatcaataaGAGTAATATTCCCATCTTAActgtattaagtcttccaatctgtgaacatggtgtagctttcatttatttaggtcttctttaatttctttcaacagtgttttgtagttttcagggtACAAGTCTTgcactttaaaaactttattccttagtattttttaatgtttacttcttttcattgtgataaaatatatataacataaaattttgccattttaaccgtTAAGTGTGCAGTCCATTGGCATTAGTActttcacagtgttgtacaaccatcaccattatctagtTCCAAAATTTTTTCCTCTGGTAATTTCTTTTCCCccctagctttattgagacatataTAAGTGacatatataacattgtgtaagtttaaggtgtacagtttgatacacttatatattgcaaaatgatctcCACCATAGCCTTAGCTAACACCTCcttcacatcacataattaccatttgttttcttctagttttacgGTTTCACTTCTTCTGTTTAAGTCCTTAATcgatttcaaattaatttttgtgagtggtgtaagataggggtccaatttcattcttctgcatgtggttattcagttttcccagcaccattcattgaagagattatcctttccccattgagttcTTTTAGTAATTTCTAAcctattttctctgtctttgaatttacctattctagaTACTTCGTTTAAGTGAAatcataatatttgtccttttgtgtctggcttctttcatgtagcataatattttcaaagttcatgttgtatcatgtatcagacctttgtttctttttatgtctgaataatatatctgaataataatattgtataaatatatcacatttttttatcccttcttctgttgatggacatttggacctTTTGGCCATtttgaaaaatgctgctatgaatatttgtgacaagtatctgtttgagtctctgttttcaattttttggggggtatttagtgcctaggagtggaattgctggataacatgtttaagtttt is a genomic window of Balaenoptera ricei isolate mBalRic1 chromosome 14, mBalRic1.hap2, whole genome shotgun sequence containing:
- the HSCB gene encoding iron-sulfur cluster co-chaperone protein HscB isoform X2 — its product is MWCGRTRALLRMSGLWPTGVLGRRPLNCSAASLAGSNSPRCWNCGGLGGPLRGDRFFCPQCRALQPPDPTRDYFSLMDCNRSFRVDTAKLQHRYQQLQRLIHPDFFSQRSQTEKDFSEKHSTLVNDAYETLLAPLSRGLYLLKLCGVEIPEGTDYEVDSQFLMEIMEINEKLAEAQGETAMKEMESIVRAKQKELTDNVSRAFERVADGRWWDFLASITKTLTNARIFPQICI
- the HSCB gene encoding iron-sulfur cluster co-chaperone protein HscB isoform X5, whose protein sequence is MWCGRTRALLRMSGLWPTGVLGRRPLNCSAASLAGSNSPRCWNCGGLGGPLRGDRFFCPQCRALQPPDPTRDYFSLMDCNRSFRVDTAKLQHRYQQLQRLIHPDFFSQRSQTEKDFSEKHSTLVNDAYETLLAPLSRGLYLLKLCGVEIPEGTDYEVDSQFLMEIMEINEKLAEAQGETAMKEMESIVRAKQKELTDNVSRAFERVADGRWWDFLASITK
- the HSCB gene encoding iron-sulfur cluster co-chaperone protein HscB isoform X4 gives rise to the protein MWCGRTRALLRMSGLWPTGVLGRRPLNCSAASLAGSNSPRCWNCGGLGGPLRGDRFFCPQCRALQPPDPTRDYFSLMDCNRSFRVDTAKLQHRYQQLQRLIHPDFFSQRSQTEKDFSEKHSTLVNDAYETLLAPLSRGLYLLKLCGVEIPEGTDYEVDSQFLMEIMEINEKLAEAQGETAMKEMESIVRAKQKELTDNVSRAFERGDTDLSPGPGRSHMPRSNY
- the HSCB gene encoding iron-sulfur cluster co-chaperone protein HscB isoform X1, with the translated sequence MWCGRTRALLRMSGLWPTGVLGRRPLNCSAASLAGSNSPRCWNCGGLGGPLRGDRFFCPQCRALQPPDPTRDYFSLMDCNRSFRVDTAKLQHRYQQLQRLIHPDFFSQRSQTEKDFSEKHSTLVNDAYETLLAPLSRGLYLLKLCGVEIPEGTDYEVDSQFLMEIMEINEKLAEAQGETAMKEMESIVRAKQKELTDNVSRAFERDDFEKAKELLTKMRYFSNVEEKIKLKKIPL
- the HSCB gene encoding iron-sulfur cluster co-chaperone protein HscB isoform X3; translation: MWCGRTRALLRMSGLWPTGVLGRRPLNCSAASLAGSNSPRCWNCGGLGGPLRGDRFFCPQCRALQPPDPTRDYFSLMDCNRSFRVDTAKLQHRYQQLQRLIHPDFFSQRSQTEKDFSEKHSTLVNDAYETLLAPLSRGLYLLKLCGVEIPEGTDYEVDSQFLMEIMEINEKLAEAQGETAMKEMESIVRAKQKELTDNVSRAFERALCSQAGILRWGWNHPRDAAFEL
- the HSCB gene encoding iron-sulfur cluster co-chaperone protein HscB isoform X6 encodes the protein MWCGRTRALLRMSGLWPTGVLGRRPLNCSAASLAGSNSPRCWNCGGLGGPLRGDRFFCPQCRALQPPDPTRDYFSLMDCNRSFRVDTAKLQHRYQQLQRLIHPDFFSQRSQTEKDFSEKHSTLVNDAYETLLAPLSRGLYLVS